In the genome of Ignisphaera cupida, one region contains:
- a CDS encoding TCP-1/cpn60 chaperonin family protein, with product RATGGRIVSNIEDLTEKDLGECALVEERKVGEDKMVFVENCKNPRAVSIVLRAGLERLVDEAERSVRDALSAVADVYRLPKVVYGAGAFEIELAKYIRDYANKVGGKEGLAVEAFARALEGIVETLITNAGLDPVDMLMKLRAEHMKTDGKWIGVDVFTGKLTDAKTLGVVEPLLVKTSALKAGTEAATLILRIDDVIAAARRKEEEKKKEEKKEEE from the coding sequence AAGAGCTACTGGAGGAAGAATAGTAAGCAATATCGAGGATCTAACCGAGAAAGATCTTGGTGAATGTGCACTTGTCGAAGAGAGAAAGGTTGGCGAAGATAAGATGGTTTTTGTTGAAAACTGCAAAAACCCAAGAGCAGTTTCAATAGTGTTAAGAGCAGGTTTAGAAAGATTGGTTGACGAGGCTGAGAGAAGTGTTAGAGATGCTTTAAGTGCTGTAGCAGATGTTTACAGACTTCCCAAAGTTGTTTATGGTGCTGGAGCCTTTGAAATAGAGCTAGCTAAATACATTAGAGACTATGCAAATAAAGTTGGTGGTAAAGAGGGGTTAGCTGTAGAAGCATTTGCTAGAGCATTGGAAGGTATAGTGGAAACACTCATCACGAATGCTGGTCTAGACCCTGTTGACATGTTGATGAAGCTAAGAGCAGAACACATGAAGACTGATGGGAAGTGGATAGGCGTTGATGTATTCACAGGAAAACTTACAGATGCAAAAACATTAGGCGTTGTAGAACCTTTGCTTGTAAAAACCTCAGCATTAAAAGCTGGTACTGAAGCAGCTACACTAATACTTAGAATTGATGATGTTATAGCAGCAGCTAGAAGAAAGGAGGAAGAGAAGAAGAAAGAAGAAA